Genomic window (Bacillus sp. BGMRC 2118):
TATGTAAACCTGCTGCAGAATCTCCAACATTTCCTGTTAAAAACACAAAGTCTCCAGGTTTTGCATTACCTCTTCTCAACACCTTATCCTGTTCAATCTCACCAAGAACCGTAACTGTCACAACCAATGGTCCTTCTATGGACACAGTGTCTCCACCAATCAGTGACATTTTATATTTACTAGCTAGTTCACTCATACCTCGATAAATCTCGAGTAACTCCTCTTCCCCCCATGTTGAAGGAATAGCGATGGATACCAGATAATATGTTGGAATGCCGCCCATAGCCGCTATATCACTAATATTTGCAGCTAATGCTTTATGTCCAATATGAACGGGCATCATAGTCTCTTTTTTAAAATGAACACCTTCAACCATTGTATCTTTACACACAACAGTATCCATTTGTTGTAGAGGACGAATAATGGCAGCATCATCCCCAATGCCTTCAATTACCCTCTCAGATATGAATTGATTTGTAGAAATCTTATTTATAAAGTCAAACTCATCTCGAATTCCCATATCAGCACCACTTTAATAGTTTGTTAACATTAAAAAACCCTTAGAGCATTCCAAG
Coding sequences:
- the thiL gene encoding thiamine-phosphate kinase is translated as MGIRDEFDFINKISTNQFISERVIEGIGDDAAIIRPLQQMDTVVCKDTMVEGVHFKKETMMPVHIGHKALAANISDIAAMGGIPTYYLVSIAIPSTWGEEELLEIYRGMSELASKYKMSLIGGDTVSIEGPLVVTVTVLGEIEQDKVLRRGNAKPGDFVFLTGNVGDSAAGLHILLSDNTSNRRLTNLLNKHQLPHPQVIAGRILTKLPRAATNDISDGVASEAIEIAIASRVDIVLDEYSLPLSEEILEFGRTRAVNWALYGGEDYELIGTVSPEEWPGLLHMFEKEKMRITHIGNVIEGSGKVFLDSKGELLELQKAGYNHFG